In Sedimentibacter sp. MB31-C6, one genomic interval encodes:
- a CDS encoding amidohydrolase yields MKTILKNGKIYVKKNHFQEAIFIENGIIQEIGTNENILKNKADNIIDLQRKTVLPGFNDSHMHLASVGDAMTSCNLTSAKSINEIILLGRIFLEQNKEIRALNGRGWNQDYFTTGEKRMLNRHDLDRITTEIPIVFERVCGHVSVGNTKAIEILGINETTVVDGGVIEIGSDGKPNGIFNENAIHLIQSVLPKKNDNEKENEFLKAANYALSVGITSVQSCDIANKDFINMLRIIKNIYNNKKVKLRYGIQYNFQNINDFKKYIETEFKTGTYDEKFLSKGTLKLFKDGSLGARTALMLKDYVDDPGNKGVEALSDKQLQDLCNLATENGIRVITHAIGDGAVESVINAYSNTMKNNQNSLRHGIVHCQITNIEQLKRIAELHIPVMYQPIFLDYDNKIMESRIGKDLAKTSYAFNTLYKLEAPISFGTDSPVEDCNPFPNIYCAVTRQGIDGNPRGGFNPSEKMEVADVIDAYTIGSAFNEFKENFKGRLTPGYVADLIVLDKDIFTIDTDKIKDIKVEKTMVNGEFVYENK; encoded by the coding sequence ATGAAAACAATTTTAAAAAATGGAAAAATCTATGTAAAAAAAAACCATTTTCAAGAAGCGATATTTATTGAAAATGGTATCATTCAGGAAATTGGCACAAATGAAAATATTCTTAAAAACAAGGCTGACAACATAATAGACTTACAAAGAAAAACTGTTTTACCTGGTTTTAATGATAGTCACATGCATTTAGCATCTGTTGGTGATGCAATGACATCTTGTAATTTGACATCAGCAAAATCAATAAATGAAATAATTCTATTAGGTAGAATTTTCTTAGAACAAAACAAAGAAATAAGAGCCTTAAATGGTCGAGGATGGAATCAGGATTATTTCACTACTGGTGAAAAACGTATGTTAAATCGACATGACTTAGATAGAATAACTACTGAAATTCCAATTGTATTCGAAAGAGTATGTGGACATGTATCAGTAGGAAATACTAAAGCAATAGAAATCCTTGGTATCAATGAAACCACTGTTGTTGATGGTGGTGTAATTGAAATAGGAAGTGATGGAAAACCAAATGGTATATTCAATGAAAATGCTATTCACTTAATACAATCTGTTTTACCAAAAAAGAATGATAATGAAAAAGAAAATGAATTTTTAAAAGCTGCTAATTATGCACTAAGTGTTGGAATAACTTCCGTACAATCATGTGATATCGCAAATAAAGATTTTATTAATATGCTTAGGATTATTAAAAATATTTACAATAATAAAAAAGTTAAATTAAGATATGGTATTCAATATAATTTTCAAAATATTAATGATTTTAAAAAATATATTGAAACAGAATTTAAAACAGGAACATATGATGAAAAATTTTTGTCAAAAGGTACATTAAAATTATTTAAAGACGGTTCTTTAGGAGCAAGAACTGCTTTAATGTTAAAAGATTATGTAGATGATCCTGGTAACAAAGGTGTAGAAGCATTAAGTGATAAACAACTTCAGGATTTGTGTAATTTAGCAACCGAAAATGGCATTAGAGTTATAACTCATGCAATTGGAGATGGTGCTGTTGAAAGTGTAATAAATGCATATTCAAATACTATGAAGAATAATCAAAATTCTTTACGCCATGGAATTGTTCACTGTCAAATAACTAATATAGAACAATTGAAAAGAATTGCTGAATTACATATTCCTGTAATGTATCAACCTATTTTCTTAGATTATGATAATAAAATAATGGAATCCCGTATTGGTAAAGATTTAGCAAAAACATCTTATGCTTTTAATACTTTATATAAATTGGAAGCTCCTATAAGTTTTGGAACAGATTCTCCAGTGGAGGATTGTAATCCCTTCCCTAATATTTATTGTGCAGTAACCAGACAAGGAATTGACGGTAATCCTAGAGGCGGGTTTAATCCAAGTGAAAAAATGGAAGTTGCAGATGTAATCGACGCATATACTATCGGAAGTGCCTTTAATGAATTTAAAGAAAATTTTAAAGGAAGATTAACTCCTGGATATGTTGCAGATTTAATTGTATTAGATAAGGATATATTTACAATTGATACAGATAAAATTAAAGACATAAAAGTTGAAAAAACTATGGTCAATGGAGAATTTGTATACGAAAATAAATAA
- a CDS encoding M20 family metallopeptidase yields the protein MYKIEKDQTTKLLMDLVSIESPYFEEEKIMDFVYKWFQDNNIEAAVHEYHESKVTGFKGKNIIVKIEGKEDGPVICLNGHLDTVKLCNGWTVNPKGEIKDDKLYGVGALDMKSGCAATMIALKAFVENHKDFKGKIISTYVSVEEGPYGMGTNALIEEGYLKDVDFSIITEPSAGFSGNQFPDVCLGARGGYGLEIEFFGVSSHAATPEIGVNAAEAAAKVVGELKNVEYIEDPHLGKGTACVVALESDGGACSVPDYAKVRLFWHIVVGESEKTITDEIEKAIKRANIDCEYKINFREAPSEGSKGFMPYTITGEEPMSKDFIETIEEVCETKPSISYFQSIGDFNYLGSRLGAPAIIFGASGGNFHGSDEYAELDSVVKIAEVVYSFLEKVLCS from the coding sequence ATGTATAAAATTGAAAAAGATCAAACAACGAAGTTATTAATGGATTTAGTATCCATTGAAAGTCCATATTTTGAAGAAGAAAAAATTATGGATTTTGTGTACAAGTGGTTTCAAGATAATAATATAGAAGCTGCTGTTCATGAATATCATGAATCAAAAGTTACAGGTTTTAAAGGAAAGAATATTATTGTAAAAATAGAAGGTAAAGAAGATGGTCCTGTAATATGTTTGAATGGTCATTTAGATACAGTTAAGTTATGTAATGGATGGACTGTAAATCCTAAGGGAGAAATAAAAGACGACAAACTTTATGGAGTTGGAGCTCTAGACATGAAATCTGGATGTGCAGCAACAATGATTGCATTAAAAGCCTTTGTTGAAAACCATAAAGACTTTAAAGGTAAAATCATCTCTACATATGTATCTGTAGAAGAAGGTCCTTATGGAATGGGAACTAATGCTCTCATAGAGGAAGGTTACTTAAAAGATGTAGACTTTTCAATTATAACTGAACCTAGTGCAGGCTTTTCTGGTAATCAATTTCCAGACGTTTGCCTTGGTGCTCGAGGGGGATATGGCTTAGAAATTGAGTTCTTTGGAGTATCTTCTCATGCAGCAACTCCAGAAATAGGAGTAAATGCAGCAGAAGCTGCAGCGAAGGTAGTAGGTGAGTTGAAAAACGTAGAATATATTGAAGACCCACATCTTGGCAAGGGTACTGCATGTGTTGTAGCACTAGAAAGTGACGGTGGAGCCTGTAGTGTACCAGATTACGCAAAAGTACGATTATTCTGGCATATCGTTGTTGGCGAAAGTGAAAAGACAATTACAGATGAAATTGAAAAAGCTATAAAAAGAGCAAATATAGATTGTGAATATAAGATTAATTTTAGAGAAGCACCTTCTGAGGGCTCAAAAGGATTTATGCCTTATACAATAACTGGAGAAGAGCCTATGTCCAAAGACTTTATAGAAACAATTGAAGAAGTATGTGAAACTAAGCCTAGTATTTCATATTTTCAAAGTATTGGAGATTTTAATTATTTAGGTTCAAGATTAGGAGCACCTGCAATTATATTTGGTGCTAGTGGTGGAAATTTTCATGGAAGTGATGAATATGCAGAATTAGATTCAGTTGTAAAAATTGCTGAAGTTGTTTATTCATTCCTTGAAAAGGTGTTATGCTCATAA
- a CDS encoding APC family permease, translated as MINSLNNTINTTNSGFKKEISLFGGVSIIGGIMVGSGIFYLGSYVLMRSGMSLGLALLSWIIGGVISLLGGICFAELGASDTKAGGLTVYLSKAYSPMIGFLCGFTSWLIGGPGSIAALAIALPSALTFIFPMGELTIKVIAISLIIGLTAVNYFGVKFGSSLQNISMIAKIIPIGIIMILGLMFGQVSPDLSLSPKTGDISFSSIISMVAFAVVASLWAYEGWTNLNTVAEEVKNPNRNLPLAIIISITSITVLYTLFNYSIYRVIPFDEIQSLLANNEFYLGTFAAEKLLGKSGSMLVVIGMVISMFGALNGCILAFPRMYYSMSEQGHFFKSFKNLHPTYKVPSSALIAQCIISIILVLLRNLNQLTSLVVFSGMLFNTLGILAVLIYRKKFPDLKRPYKVIGYPITVSITSLIFIGLMLNTLFEDPLTSIIGLIVPLFGILFYLYFSRKNIHTKTI; from the coding sequence ATGATTAATAGTTTAAATAATACGATAAATACGACTAATTCTGGTTTCAAAAAAGAAATAAGTTTATTTGGAGGAGTTAGTATAATTGGTGGTATAATGGTAGGGTCAGGTATATTTTATCTTGGTTCCTATGTATTAATGAGGTCTGGAATGAGTCTTGGCTTAGCTTTGCTAAGTTGGATAATTGGAGGTGTAATTTCCTTACTTGGTGGTATTTGCTTTGCTGAATTAGGTGCCTCAGATACAAAGGCAGGAGGATTGACTGTTTATTTAAGTAAGGCTTATTCACCAATGATTGGATTTCTATGTGGTTTTACTAGTTGGCTAATTGGTGGTCCAGGTTCAATAGCGGCCTTGGCTATAGCTTTACCAAGTGCATTAACTTTTATTTTTCCTATGGGAGAATTGACCATTAAAGTAATTGCAATATCTTTAATAATTGGATTAACAGCTGTAAACTATTTTGGTGTTAAATTTGGATCTAGTCTACAAAACATATCTATGATAGCAAAGATAATTCCTATTGGAATTATAATGATTTTAGGACTTATGTTTGGACAAGTCTCACCTGATTTAAGCTTATCACCAAAAACAGGAGATATTAGTTTCAGTTCTATTATTAGCATGGTGGCCTTTGCTGTAGTTGCAAGTTTATGGGCATACGAAGGATGGACTAATTTAAATACTGTTGCTGAGGAAGTTAAAAATCCTAATAGGAATTTACCTCTAGCTATTATAATTTCTATTACTTCAATAACAGTACTTTACACATTATTCAATTATTCCATTTACAGAGTTATACCTTTTGATGAAATTCAAAGTCTATTGGCTAATAATGAATTTTATTTAGGAACTTTTGCAGCAGAAAAATTATTGGGCAAATCAGGCAGTATGTTAGTTGTTATAGGTATGGTAATATCTATGTTTGGAGCTTTAAATGGATGTATTCTTGCTTTTCCGAGAATGTATTATTCAATGAGTGAGCAAGGTCACTTCTTTAAGAGTTTTAAAAATCTACATCCTACATATAAAGTACCGTCATCTGCATTAATAGCACAATGTATAATATCTATAATTTTGGTTTTACTGAGAAACTTAAATCAATTAACTTCTTTAGTTGTTTTTTCAGGCATGTTATTCAATACTTTAGGTATTTTAGCAGTTTTAATATACAGAAAAAAATTTCCTGATTTAAAAAGGCCATACAAGGTAATAGGATATCCAATAACAGTAAGTATAACTTCTCTTATATTTATTGGACTCATGCTAAACACTTTATTCGAGGATCCTTTGACTTCCATTATTGGTTTAATTGTTCCGCTTTTTGGCATTTTATTTTACTTATATTTTAGTAGAAAAAATATACATACAAAAACTATTTAG
- a CDS encoding amidohydrolase: MKFDTLLVNGKIYTMEEEGKNVEAIGIKDGIIKFVGTNKEAKNYESSEVVDLKGKTVVPGLADSHMHMYAYCQNQTSVNLESARSIEQMIELISKKASETPKGNWIKGVNFDQSKFKENRFPTRYDLDKISSEHPIVIRRCCLHAIVANSKALEIAGIGKGYDGGTGGIVEFDSDGEPNGILREQCTKIFDEIIPDPLSDEKEKQKIMLQVFADMASKGVTTIHTYAAKIWRYNEDIKLYKSFEEEGKLPVRVTVCLDELFDKENLTQQQKDDPYRLVQYGSYKLFTDGSLGSRSAALKEPYCDDEGNCGFIICTQEELNKRVLDGYERGLQPAIHAIGDAAMDMTLTAIEYTLLETRKRGMLEEEQKQRLPFRIIHAQMVDSDLLERMKKLPIILDIQPIFLCTDLHWIEDRIGQERTKKSYCWKTLMNEGLIQTGGSDCPVEYFDPMKGIYAAVSRKDMDGYPEGGFSPKEKLSIFEAFSLFTKNVHVATGQENKLGTLEIGKFADMVVVDRNPFESKEEELLNVNVLMTIVAGKRVYMV, translated from the coding sequence ATGAAATTTGACACATTACTTGTTAATGGAAAAATATATACAATGGAAGAGGAAGGTAAAAATGTAGAGGCTATAGGTATTAAGGATGGTATTATTAAGTTTGTAGGAACTAATAAAGAAGCAAAAAATTATGAAAGTAGTGAAGTAGTAGATTTAAAAGGTAAAACGGTAGTACCAGGATTAGCAGATTCACATATGCATATGTATGCATATTGTCAAAATCAAACTTCTGTTAATTTGGAATCGGCACGTAGTATAGAACAAATGATTGAGTTAATAAGTAAAAAAGCAAGTGAAACGCCTAAAGGAAATTGGATTAAGGGTGTCAATTTTGATCAAAGTAAGTTTAAAGAGAACCGTTTTCCAACAAGATATGATTTAGATAAAATAAGTAGTGAACATCCTATTGTTATAAGGAGATGTTGTCTTCATGCGATAGTTGCAAATTCCAAGGCACTGGAAATTGCGGGAATTGGGAAAGGATACGATGGAGGAACAGGTGGAATTGTAGAATTTGATTCTGATGGAGAGCCAAATGGTATACTTAGGGAGCAATGTACTAAAATATTTGATGAAATAATTCCTGATCCTTTATCTGATGAAAAGGAAAAGCAAAAAATTATGTTACAGGTATTTGCTGACATGGCTTCAAAAGGAGTTACTACAATTCATACTTATGCAGCAAAGATTTGGAGATACAATGAAGATATTAAACTATATAAATCATTTGAAGAAGAAGGTAAACTTCCTGTCAGGGTAACTGTTTGCTTAGATGAACTATTTGATAAGGAGAATCTAACTCAACAACAAAAGGATGATCCCTATAGATTAGTTCAATATGGTTCTTATAAACTATTTACTGATGGGTCATTAGGATCTAGATCAGCTGCTCTTAAGGAACCATATTGCGATGATGAAGGAAATTGTGGATTTATTATATGTACTCAGGAAGAATTGAATAAAAGAGTTTTAGATGGATATGAAAGGGGACTTCAGCCTGCAATACATGCTATAGGAGATGCTGCAATGGATATGACATTAACAGCTATTGAATATACTTTATTAGAAACAAGAAAAAGAGGTATGTTAGAAGAAGAGCAAAAGCAACGACTTCCTTTCCGTATTATACATGCACAAATGGTTGATAGTGATTTATTAGAACGCATGAAGAAACTTCCGATTATTCTAGATATACAGCCTATTTTTTTATGTACTGATTTACACTGGATTGAAGATAGAATAGGACAAGAAAGGACTAAAAAATCTTATTGTTGGAAAACATTGATGAATGAAGGTTTGATACAAACTGGAGGGTCCGATTGTCCAGTGGAATACTTTGATCCAATGAAAGGAATTTATGCTGCTGTATCAAGAAAGGACATGGATGGATATCCTGAAGGAGGTTTTTCACCTAAAGAAAAACTATCGATATTTGAAGCCTTTTCCTTATTTACAAAGAATGTTCATGTTGCAACTGGTCAAGAAAATAAATTGGGTACATTAGAAATTGGTAAATTTGCAGATATGGTCGTTGTTGATAGAAATCCCTTTGAATCTAAGGAAGAAGAATTGTTAAATGTTAATGTTTTAATGACAATTGTTGCAGGAAAACGAGTATATATGGTATAA
- the nhaC gene encoding Na+/H+ antiporter NhaC — MEKNLKKPSFSISLLIVAFLFVIIIAQVVVAGSPDIHLTLVFSIAFAVLLLMATGTTWSAVEDGIMHGCKIATIPMLILMFIGMLIPALIASGTIPALIYYGLKIINPSVFLFTAALICGVSSVCTGSSYTTGGTFGVAFMGISIGLGIPPALTAGAVISGAVIGDKISPLSDSTNLAAGVTETNLFAHIKSMFFTTVPAFIISLVLYLILGMKYNASSIDTTAVDAILGGISQNFNVSFGYTMISLIPLAAIVIMAVKKVSALAAMVIASIIAMILAMITQGYNILEMMSFMNYGFVIDTGVAEVDKLLNRGGIQAMMWTVSLGYLGLSYGGILEKTGTLTSLLDKMAALTKSAKNLIITHIFSSIFVNLISASQYVSIIIPGRMFLPAYKKLGIRSDVASRTCEDSGTVTSPLVPWGLCGVFFTGTLGVNTLEYLPFAFLCYLTPIVAIIYALTGKFIWKEDVAKDVVDNASK, encoded by the coding sequence ATGGAAAAAAATTTAAAAAAACCATCATTTAGTATTTCACTATTAATAGTAGCATTTTTATTTGTAATAATTATTGCTCAGGTTGTAGTGGCTGGTAGTCCTGACATTCATTTGACCCTTGTATTTTCAATTGCATTTGCTGTATTGTTACTTATGGCAACGGGTACTACTTGGTCAGCCGTAGAAGATGGAATTATGCATGGATGTAAAATTGCAACGATTCCAATGTTAATTCTTATGTTTATTGGTATGCTTATCCCAGCACTTATTGCATCAGGAACTATTCCAGCACTTATATACTATGGATTGAAAATAATTAATCCTTCAGTGTTCCTGTTTACTGCAGCTTTAATATGTGGTGTATCTTCAGTTTGTACTGGTAGTAGTTATACTACTGGAGGAACTTTTGGTGTTGCATTTATGGGTATAAGTATAGGACTTGGAATACCTCCAGCATTAACAGCAGGTGCTGTTATATCAGGAGCTGTTATAGGAGATAAAATATCACCTTTATCAGATTCTACAAATTTAGCCGCAGGTGTTACAGAAACAAATTTATTTGCACATATTAAGAGTATGTTCTTTACTACTGTTCCTGCATTTATAATTTCACTAGTATTATATTTAATACTTGGTATGAAATATAATGCATCTTCAATTGATACAACTGCAGTAGATGCAATTTTAGGTGGAATTTCTCAGAACTTTAATGTTTCTTTTGGATACACAATGATTAGTTTAATTCCATTAGCAGCTATAGTAATAATGGCTGTTAAAAAAGTAAGCGCTCTTGCAGCTATGGTTATTGCGTCTATTATAGCTATGATTCTTGCAATGATTACTCAAGGTTATAATATTTTAGAGATGATGTCATTTATGAACTATGGTTTTGTAATAGATACTGGAGTTGCAGAAGTTGATAAACTTCTAAACAGAGGTGGTATTCAGGCAATGATGTGGACTGTTTCTTTAGGATACTTAGGATTATCTTATGGTGGTATTTTAGAAAAAACAGGAACCTTGACATCATTATTAGACAAGATGGCAGCTTTAACAAAAAGTGCAAAAAATCTTATCATCACTCATATTTTCTCATCAATTTTTGTTAACTTAATTTCTGCTAGTCAATATGTTTCAATAATAATTCCTGGTAGAATGTTCTTACCTGCTTATAAAAAACTTGGAATAAGAAGTGATGTAGCTTCAAGAACTTGTGAAGATTCTGGAACAGTAACATCTCCATTAGTTCCATGGGGATTGTGTGGAGTATTTTTCACAGGAACTTTAGGAGTAAATACTCTTGAATATCTTCCGTTTGCATTTTTATGCTATTTAACTCCAATTGTCGCAATAATTTATGCATTAACAGGAAAATTCATTTGGAAGGAAGACGTTGCAAAGGACGTTGTTGATAATGCTTCAAAATAA
- a CDS encoding nucleotidyltransferase family protein has translation MNISAIVMASGLSKRMKTNKLNLEINSKKIYEYILETIKKYDFHEIIIVSKDENILKKSENLGFYGVRNKKYYLGQSESIKAGINATENTDGFMFFVADQPFIKLTTIQKLCKEFYKNPNNIIMPYYNGTRGNPVIFPFALKDKLMSLENDDGGKVVINNNQDLVIRVDIITKYENIDIDTIEDYEKVKNMKM, from the coding sequence ATGAATATTAGTGCAATAGTAATGGCTTCTGGTTTATCAAAAAGAATGAAGACAAACAAACTTAATTTGGAAATTAATAGTAAGAAAATTTATGAATATATATTAGAAACTATTAAAAAATATGATTTTCATGAAATCATAATTGTTTCTAAAGATGAAAATATTTTGAAAAAATCTGAAAACTTAGGTTTTTATGGAGTGAGAAATAAAAAGTATTATTTAGGACAAAGTGAATCTATAAAAGCAGGAATTAATGCTACTGAGAATACTGATGGATTTATGTTTTTTGTTGCTGATCAGCCTTTTATTAAATTGACAACCATTCAAAAACTATGTAAAGAATTTTATAAAAACCCCAATAATATTATTATGCCTTATTATAATGGAACAAGAGGAAATCCTGTAATATTTCCATTTGCTTTAAAAGATAAGTTAATGAGTCTTGAAAATGATGATGGTGGAAAAGTTGTTATAAATAATAACCAAGATTTAGTTATTAGAGTTGATATTATAACGAAATATGAAAATATAGACATTGATACTATAGAAGATTATGAAAAAGTTAAAAATATGAAAATGTAG
- a CDS encoding 4Fe-4S dicluster domain-containing protein, translating to MSKKFDNHAQYIKYKVMKEIIRSKKKNSLNKDIFSIPNKIIPGPNAQTRCCIYKERAIISDRIKNVIYELNDNVVNVIDIACDECPLYRFSVTEACRGCLAHHCIENCPTGAIELINQRAHINQEKCIECGKCSKACLFEAISDVKRPCRSSCKTGALVYDANTKKSIIDYDNCINCGACVSRCPFGAITDKSHILEIMELINKSKLNTNYKVYAIVAPAISAQIPGVNIEKIVTAIKKLGFYDVVEAALGADIVANYEAKILEEELNHKKFITSSCCPAFVSYIKLKYPSFTDNISTSVSPMIATARLIKNTDPSAKIIFIGPCVAKKSEITQENLKNDIQYAMSFEELQAFLDAYDINPLECEDSPLDDATYYARIFPRSGGVTEAIKNSINEQNLNVELKPVICNGLDECEKALRLAQIGKLDGNFIEGMACKGGCINGPVSLFKKSTGTIVINNNAVSAEKIDVKNNINEYDLENINLDI from the coding sequence ATGAGTAAAAAGTTTGATAATCACGCCCAGTACATTAAGTATAAAGTAATGAAAGAAATTATTCGTTCGAAAAAAAAGAATAGCCTAAATAAAGACATATTTAGCATTCCCAACAAAATAATACCAGGACCTAATGCACAAACAAGGTGTTGTATATATAAAGAAAGAGCAATTATATCAGATAGAATAAAAAATGTTATTTATGAATTAAATGATAATGTTGTTAATGTAATTGACATAGCATGCGATGAATGTCCATTATATCGATTTTCAGTAACAGAAGCCTGCAGGGGATGTTTGGCACATCATTGCATTGAAAATTGTCCTACAGGTGCTATAGAATTAATAAACCAAAGAGCCCATATAAATCAGGAAAAATGCATAGAATGTGGAAAATGTAGCAAAGCATGTCTTTTTGAAGCAATATCAGATGTTAAAAGACCATGTAGATCTTCCTGCAAAACAGGAGCCTTAGTTTATGATGCAAACACAAAAAAATCAATTATTGATTATGATAATTGTATAAATTGTGGCGCTTGTGTTTCTAGATGCCCTTTTGGAGCAATTACGGACAAGTCTCATATTTTGGAGATTATGGAATTAATTAATAAATCAAAACTTAATACTAACTATAAAGTATATGCTATAGTAGCTCCTGCTATTTCAGCTCAAATTCCTGGAGTTAACATTGAGAAGATTGTTACAGCAATAAAAAAGCTTGGATTTTATGATGTTGTAGAGGCAGCTTTAGGTGCAGATATAGTTGCAAATTATGAAGCTAAAATTTTAGAAGAAGAACTTAATCATAAAAAATTCATTACTTCATCATGTTGTCCAGCATTTGTATCATATATTAAGCTAAAATATCCTAGCTTTACAGATAATATATCAACATCAGTATCTCCAATGATAGCAACTGCTAGATTAATAAAAAATACTGACCCTAGTGCAAAAATCATATTTATTGGACCTTGTGTAGCTAAAAAGAGCGAAATTACTCAAGAAAATCTAAAAAATGATATTCAATATGCTATGAGTTTTGAAGAACTCCAAGCATTTTTAGATGCCTATGATATAAATCCTTTAGAATGTGAAGATTCTCCTTTAGACGATGCAACATATTATGCGAGAATTTTCCCTCGTTCAGGTGGAGTTACAGAAGCTATTAAAAATTCCATAAATGAACAAAATTTAAATGTAGAACTAAAACCAGTAATTTGTAATGGTTTAGATGAATGTGAAAAAGCTCTGCGTTTAGCACAAATTGGAAAGTTAGACGGAAACTTTATAGAGGGTATGGCATGTAAAGGAGGCTGTATTAATGGGCCTGTATCATTATTTAAAAAATCTACAGGTACAATTGTTATTAATAACAATGCAGTTTCAGCAGAAAAAATAGATGTTAAAAATAATATAAATGAATATGATTTAGAAAATATTAATTTAGATATATAA